The following are from one region of the Mycolicibacterium diernhoferi genome:
- the infB gene encoding translation initiation factor IF-2 — protein MAGKARVHELAKELGVTSKEVLARLSDQGEFVKSASSTVEAPVARRLRESFGGGKSAAPADAPAAKAPGKPAASGGPKPGPKPAPQAPPAPPAPAPAPAAAAPAPAAPAAPAAPAAPAAQTPEPKPATPGPAPATPGPAPAAPAASAGTQTPGPRPGPTPGPKPAPRAPRVGNNPFSSQQPAERPAPRPAAGPGGPRPGAPRPGGGPRPGPTPGNMPPRPPGARPGAVGRPGGPRPGPGGRPAPGGRPGGAGGGGGGGGGYRGGGAGGGGGAGAGAGAGGAAAGGFRGRPGGGGGRPGQRGGAAGAFGRPGGAVRRGRKSKRAKRAEYESMQAPVVGGVRLPHGNGEVIRLARGASLSDFADKINANPAALVQALFNLGEMVTATQSVGDETLELLGSEMNYVVQVVSPEDEDRELLESFDLTYGEDEGGEEDLESRPPVVTVMGHVDHGKTRLLDTIRKANVREGEAGGITQHIGAYQVAVEHEGHERLITFIDTPGHEAFTAMRARGAKATDIAILVVAADDGVMPQTVEAINHAQAADVPIVVAVNKIDKEGADPQKIRAQLTEYNLVAEEYGGDTMFVDISAKNGVNIQALEEAVLLTADASLDLRANPDMEAQGVAIEAHLDRGRGPVATVLIQRGTLRVGDSIVAGDAYGRVRRMVDEHGEDVEEALPSRPVQVIGFTSVPGAGDNLLVVDEDRIARQIADRRSARKRNALAARSRKRISLDDLDAALKETSQLNLILKGDNSGTVEALEEALMNIDIGDEVQLRVIDRGVGGVTETNVNLASASNAIIIGFNVRAEGKATELANREGVDIRYYSVIYQAIDEIESALKGMLKPVYEEKELGRAEIRAIFRSSKVGNIAGCLVTSGIMRRNAKARLLRDNIVVAETVTISSLKREKDDATEVREGYECGLTLTYNDIKEGDVIEAYELVEKART, from the coding sequence GTGGCAGGTAAGGCCCGTGTGCACGAGTTGGCTAAAGAACTCGGTGTCACCAGTAAGGAAGTTCTCGCCCGACTGAGCGATCAGGGCGAATTCGTGAAATCCGCGTCATCGACGGTGGAGGCCCCAGTGGCCCGCCGTCTGCGCGAGTCGTTCGGTGGCGGCAAGTCCGCCGCACCCGCCGATGCGCCCGCCGCGAAGGCGCCCGGCAAGCCCGCCGCATCCGGCGGCCCCAAGCCCGGCCCGAAGCCGGCACCTCAAGCGCCTCCGGCACCCCCGGCCCCGGCTCCGGCCCCGGCTGCAGCGGCGCCCGCGCCGGCGGCTCCGGCCGCTCCCGCGGCACCGGCGGCTCCGGCCGCACAGACCCCGGAGCCCAAGCCTGCGACCCCGGGCCCGGCACCCGCCACCCCCGGTCCCGCTCCGGCGGCTCCCGCCGCGTCGGCCGGTACCCAGACCCCCGGTCCGCGCCCCGGCCCGACCCCGGGTCCCAAGCCCGCCCCGCGCGCCCCGCGGGTCGGCAACAACCCGTTCTCCTCGCAGCAGCCGGCTGAACGCCCGGCGCCGCGTCCGGCGGCCGGCCCCGGCGGTCCCCGCCCCGGAGCCCCACGCCCCGGCGGCGGTCCGCGCCCCGGCCCGACGCCCGGCAACATGCCGCCGCGTCCGCCCGGCGCCCGTCCCGGTGCGGTCGGCCGTCCCGGTGGCCCGCGTCCCGGTCCGGGCGGACGCCCGGCACCCGGTGGTCGTCCCGGCGGCGCCGGTGGCGGCGGTGGCGGCGGCGGTGGTTACCGCGGTGGCGGCGCAGGCGGCGGCGGTGGTGCCGGTGCAGGTGCCGGTGCCGGTGGCGCGGCTGCCGGTGGTTTCCGCGGACGCCCCGGTGGCGGCGGTGGCCGTCCCGGTCAGCGCGGTGGCGCCGCAGGTGCCTTCGGTCGTCCCGGCGGCGCGGTCCGTCGTGGCCGCAAGTCGAAGCGGGCGAAACGCGCCGAATACGAGAGCATGCAGGCCCCGGTCGTCGGTGGCGTGCGGTTGCCGCACGGCAACGGCGAGGTCATCCGGCTGGCCCGTGGCGCGTCGCTGAGCGACTTCGCCGACAAGATCAACGCCAACCCGGCCGCGCTGGTGCAGGCGTTGTTCAACCTCGGTGAGATGGTCACCGCGACCCAGTCCGTGGGTGACGAGACCCTGGAGCTGCTCGGCAGCGAGATGAACTATGTCGTGCAGGTCGTGTCCCCGGAGGACGAGGACCGCGAGCTGCTGGAGTCGTTCGACCTCACCTACGGCGAGGACGAGGGTGGCGAAGAGGACCTGGAGTCCCGCCCGCCGGTCGTCACCGTCATGGGTCACGTCGACCACGGCAAGACCCGACTGCTGGACACCATCCGCAAGGCCAACGTCCGCGAGGGCGAGGCCGGTGGCATCACCCAGCACATCGGTGCCTACCAGGTCGCCGTCGAGCATGAGGGCCACGAGCGTCTCATCACCTTCATCGACACCCCCGGTCACGAGGCGTTCACCGCCATGCGTGCCCGTGGTGCCAAGGCCACCGATATCGCGATCCTGGTGGTCGCCGCCGACGACGGTGTGATGCCGCAGACGGTGGAGGCCATCAACCACGCCCAGGCGGCCGATGTGCCGATCGTGGTGGCGGTCAACAAGATCGACAAGGAAGGCGCGGATCCGCAGAAGATCCGGGCGCAGCTCACCGAGTACAACCTGGTGGCCGAGGAGTACGGCGGCGACACCATGTTCGTCGACATCTCGGCGAAGAACGGTGTCAACATCCAGGCGCTCGAGGAGGCGGTCCTGCTGACCGCGGACGCCTCGCTGGACCTGCGGGCCAACCCTGATATGGAAGCCCAGGGTGTGGCGATCGAGGCCCATCTGGACCGTGGCCGTGGCCCGGTGGCGACCGTGCTCATCCAGCGCGGCACGCTGCGGGTCGGCGACTCGATCGTGGCCGGCGACGCCTACGGACGTGTCCGCCGCATGGTCGACGAGCACGGCGAGGACGTCGAGGAGGCATTGCCTTCGCGTCCGGTTCAGGTCATCGGCTTCACGTCGGTGCCCGGCGCCGGCGACAACCTGCTGGTGGTCGACGAGGATCGCATCGCCCGTCAGATCGCAGACCGGCGCAGCGCGCGCAAGCGCAATGCGCTGGCCGCACGCAGCCGCAAGCGGATCAGCCTGGACGATCTCGATGCAGCGCTGAAGGAAACCAGCCAGCTGAACCTGATCCTCAAGGGCGACAACTCCGGCACCGTCGAGGCGCTGGAAGAGGCCTTGATGAACATCGATATCGGCGACGAAGTGCAGCTGCGCGTCATCGACCGCGGTGTCGGTGGCGTCACCGAGACGAACGTCAACCTGGCGTCGGCCTCGAATGCGATCATCATCGGCTTCAACGTCCGTGCCGAGGGCAAGGCGACCGAGCTGGCGAACCGCGAGGGTGTCGACATCCGGTACTACTCGGTGATCTACCAGGCCATCGACGAGATCGAGAGTGCGCTCAAGGGCATGCTCAAGCCGGTGTACGAGGAGAAGGAGCTCGGCCGCGCCGAGATCCGGGCCATCTTCCGGTCGTCGAAGGTCGGCAATATCGCCGGTTGCCTCGTCACGTCGGGCATCATGCGCCGCAATGCCAAGGCACGGTTGCTGCGCGACAACATCGTGGTGGCAGAGACCGTCACCATCTCGTCGCTCAAGCGGGAGAAGGACGATGCCACCGAGGTGCGCGAAGGCTACGAATGTGGTCTGACGCTGACCTACAACGACATCAAGGAAGGCGATGTCATCGAGGCCTATGAACTGGTCGAGAAGGCACGGACCTAA
- a CDS encoding ferritin-like domain-containing protein yields MTSAEPSPDPNRPADAAHAALFDAVAGEHGAIYGYGVVSAHSTPEDNALVAEAMAQHRVRREEALVLLADRSVTAPLPAPGYQLPMEVTDPGDAAELAVRMESDTATAWRAVLEQATDEQDRAFAVTAMTQAAVLAARWNQVLGVTPITVAFPGGPETAG; encoded by the coding sequence ATGACCTCGGCCGAGCCCAGCCCGGACCCGAATCGGCCCGCCGACGCGGCGCACGCCGCCCTCTTCGATGCGGTCGCAGGCGAACACGGCGCCATCTACGGCTACGGGGTGGTGTCCGCGCACTCCACGCCCGAGGACAACGCGCTGGTCGCCGAGGCGATGGCGCAGCACCGGGTGCGCCGTGAGGAGGCGTTGGTGCTGCTCGCAGACCGCTCGGTGACCGCGCCGCTGCCGGCGCCCGGTTATCAGCTGCCGATGGAGGTCACCGACCCCGGTGATGCCGCCGAACTGGCGGTGCGGATGGAGTCCGATACCGCCACCGCCTGGCGGGCGGTGCTGGAGCAGGCCACCGACGAGCAGGACCGCGCTTTCGCGGTGACCGCGATGACCCAGGCCGCGGTGCTGGCCGCCCGGTGGAATCAGGTGCTCGGGGTCACCCCGATCACCGTCGCCTTCCCGGGCGGCCCGGAGACCGCAGGCTAG
- a CDS encoding MFS transporter, translating to MRQNSRLPAWLPPWNFIAAVIAIGGMQLLATMDSTVAIVALPKIQDELGLSDAGRSWVITAYVLTFGGLMLLGGRLGDTIGRKRTFIVGVTLFTIASVLCGVAWDEATLVIARLLQGVGAAIASPTGLALIATTFPKGPARNSATAVFAAMTGVGSVMGLVVGGALTEVSWRWAFLVNVPIGLIMLYLARTHLTETTRARMKLDAAGAILATLACTAAVFGFSMGPEKGWISPLTLGSLAAAGIFGLAFLYAERTAANPVVPFSLFRDRNRVATFMAIFLAGGVMFTLTVLIGLYVQDIMGYSALRAGIGFIPFVIALGIGLGVSSQLVSRFAPRWLVISGGVLVLAAMIYGSTLHGDIPYFPNLVLPITIGGFGIGMIVVPLTVSAIAGVGFDEIGPVSAIALMLQNLGGPVVLAIIQAVITSRTLYLGGTTGPVKNMDPAQLNALDQGYTYGLLWVAAVAVLVGAVALFIQYTAEEVAHAQEVKDAIDAGELEH from the coding sequence ATGCGACAAAACAGCAGGTTACCGGCATGGTTGCCGCCCTGGAACTTCATCGCTGCCGTCATCGCCATCGGCGGTATGCAGTTGCTCGCGACGATGGACAGCACGGTCGCGATCGTCGCTCTTCCTAAGATCCAGGATGAGCTGGGTCTTTCCGACGCCGGCCGCAGCTGGGTCATCACCGCCTATGTGCTGACCTTCGGCGGTCTGATGCTGCTGGGCGGTCGCCTCGGCGACACCATCGGCCGCAAGCGCACCTTCATCGTCGGCGTCACGCTGTTCACCATCGCCTCGGTGCTGTGCGGTGTGGCCTGGGACGAGGCCACCCTCGTCATCGCCCGGCTGCTGCAGGGCGTCGGCGCGGCCATCGCCTCGCCGACCGGCCTGGCGTTGATCGCCACCACCTTCCCGAAGGGTCCGGCCCGCAACTCGGCCACCGCCGTGTTCGCCGCCATGACCGGTGTCGGCTCGGTGATGGGTCTGGTCGTCGGCGGCGCGCTGACCGAGGTGTCGTGGCGCTGGGCGTTCCTGGTCAACGTGCCGATCGGCCTGATCATGCTGTACCTGGCCCGCACTCATCTGACCGAGACCACCCGCGCCCGGATGAAGCTCGACGCCGCCGGCGCGATCCTGGCCACCCTGGCCTGCACCGCCGCGGTGTTCGGCTTCTCGATGGGCCCGGAGAAGGGCTGGATCTCCCCGCTGACGCTGGGTTCGCTGGCCGCGGCCGGGATCTTCGGCCTGGCGTTCCTCTACGCCGAGCGCACCGCGGCGAACCCGGTGGTGCCGTTCTCGCTGTTCCGCGACCGCAACCGGGTGGCCACCTTCATGGCGATCTTCCTGGCCGGCGGCGTGATGTTCACCCTGACCGTGCTGATCGGCCTGTACGTACAGGACATCATGGGCTACAGCGCCCTGCGCGCCGGTATCGGGTTCATCCCGTTCGTGATCGCACTGGGCATCGGGCTGGGCGTGTCCTCGCAGCTGGTGTCCCGGTTCGCGCCGCGTTGGCTGGTGATCTCCGGTGGTGTGCTGGTGCTGGCCGCCATGATCTACGGCTCCACACTGCACGGCGACATCCCGTACTTCCCGAACCTGGTGCTGCCCATCACCATCGGCGGCTTCGGCATCGGCATGATCGTGGTGCCGCTGACCGTGTCGGCGATCGCCGGGGTGGGCTTCGACGAGATCGGCCCGGTTTCGGCGATCGCGCTGATGCTGCAGAACCTCGGCGGCCCGGTGGTGCTGGCCATCATTCAGGCCGTCATCACGTCGCGGACGCTGTACCTCGGTGGCACCACCGGCCCGGTCAAGAACATGGACCCCGCCCAGCTGAACGCGCTGGATCAGGGTTACACCTACGGTCTGCTGTGGGTGGCCGCGGTCGCCGTCCTGGTCGGTGCGGTCGCGCTGTTCATCCAGTACACGGCCGAGGAAGTCGCACACGCCCAAGAGGTCAAGGACGCGATCGACGCCGGAGAGCTCGAGCACTGA
- the rimP gene encoding ribosome maturation factor RimP, which yields MASDDPLRSARLPTREQVIELLDGEFARVGYEVEDVTITHTRPPRVTVIADSDEGLDLDAVATLSRLASTALDVVDTDFAPYVLEVTSRGVDRPLTSEKHFRRARGRKVEVALADGASVTGRLGQTADGVVHLVVPAGKDFEVRGLRVDEISKAIVQVEFSPPNRRELELSEQTGKGDGE from the coding sequence GTGGCATCGGATGACCCGCTGCGGTCTGCACGACTCCCGACCCGGGAGCAGGTGATCGAGCTTCTCGACGGCGAGTTCGCGCGCGTGGGCTACGAAGTCGAAGATGTGACGATCACGCACACTCGGCCTCCCAGGGTCACCGTCATCGCAGATTCCGACGAAGGCCTCGACCTCGATGCGGTCGCGACGTTGTCCCGGTTGGCGTCCACGGCCCTCGATGTCGTCGACACCGACTTCGCGCCCTACGTCCTGGAAGTCACCTCCCGCGGCGTCGACCGCCCGCTGACCTCGGAAAAGCATTTCCGCCGCGCCCGCGGCCGCAAGGTCGAGGTGGCCCTGGCCGACGGTGCGAGCGTGACCGGCCGGCTCGGGCAGACCGCCGACGGGGTGGTGCACCTCGTCGTCCCGGCGGGCAAGGACTTCGAGGTCCGGGGATTGCGGGTCGATGAGATCAGTAAAGCGATTGTGCAAGTTGAATTTTCACCGCCGAACAGGCGTGAGTTGGAACTGTCCGAACAGACTGGAAAGGGGGACGGCGAGTGA
- a CDS encoding cobyrinate a,c-diamide synthase, translated as MVTTPAVVITAPASGSGKTTVATGLMGALRRAGHRVAPFKVGPDFIDPGYHALATGRPGRNLDPVLVGEPQIGPLYRHGAADSDIAVVEGAMGLFDGRISPDGIGPAQGSTAHVAGLLGAPVLLVVDARGQSHSVAALLHGFSTFDTSIRMAGVILNRVGTPRHEAVLRQACEQVGVPVLGAIPRAAELEVPSRHLGLVTAVEYGALAERAVAAMTDLVAEHVDVAAVAAVATATVSAPAWSPETGTSSPAVTVALAAGRAFSFGYAEHRELLVAAGADVVDFDPLVDPLPEDTAALVIPGGFPEQFTAELSANETVRTQIRALAAAGAPVHAECAGLTYLVDDLDGVPMCGVLSGSARFTERLTLGYRDAVAVTDSSLHTVGERVSGHEFHRTAVTFGQDYPSAWAFRSAAGRHAGDGAVHRGVHAGYLHTHPAAHPHASSRFVAAGATFKLGG; from the coding sequence ATCGATCCCGGGTATCACGCACTGGCGACGGGTCGGCCGGGCCGCAACCTGGACCCGGTGCTGGTCGGCGAACCGCAGATCGGGCCGCTGTACCGGCACGGCGCCGCGGACTCCGACATCGCCGTCGTCGAAGGGGCGATGGGGCTGTTCGACGGCCGGATCTCCCCGGACGGGATCGGCCCGGCACAGGGATCGACCGCGCACGTCGCCGGACTGCTCGGCGCCCCGGTGCTGCTGGTGGTCGACGCGCGTGGTCAAAGTCACAGCGTCGCCGCTCTGCTGCACGGGTTTTCGACGTTCGACACCTCGATCCGGATGGCCGGGGTGATCCTGAACCGGGTCGGGACACCGCGGCACGAGGCGGTGCTGCGCCAAGCCTGCGAACAGGTCGGGGTGCCGGTGCTCGGCGCCATCCCGCGGGCCGCCGAGTTGGAGGTGCCGTCGCGGCATCTGGGTTTGGTGACCGCCGTCGAGTACGGCGCACTGGCCGAACGCGCGGTGGCCGCCATGACCGATCTGGTGGCCGAACACGTGGATGTCGCCGCCGTGGCGGCGGTCGCCACCGCCACGGTGAGTGCGCCCGCCTGGTCCCCGGAGACCGGTACCTCCAGCCCGGCTGTGACCGTCGCACTGGCCGCCGGACGGGCCTTCAGTTTCGGCTACGCCGAACACCGGGAACTGCTGGTCGCGGCCGGGGCCGATGTCGTGGACTTCGACCCGCTGGTCGATCCGCTGCCCGAAGACACCGCCGCGCTGGTCATCCCGGGCGGCTTTCCCGAACAGTTCACCGCCGAATTGTCGGCCAACGAGACGGTGCGCACCCAGATCCGGGCGCTGGCCGCGGCGGGCGCCCCGGTGCACGCCGAGTGCGCCGGGCTCACCTACCTGGTCGACGATCTCGACGGGGTGCCGATGTGCGGCGTGCTGTCCGGCTCGGCGCGGTTCACCGAGCGGCTCACCCTGGGCTACCGGGACGCGGTGGCGGTCACCGACTCGTCACTGCACACCGTGGGAGAGCGGGTCAGCGGGCACGAGTTCCACCGCACCGCGGTGACTTTCGGACAGGACTATCCGAGCGCCTGGGCGTTTCGCTCGGCCGCCGGACGCCACGCCGGCGACGGCGCCGTGCATCGCGGCGTGCACGCCGGCTACCTGCATACACACCCGGCGGCGCACCCACATGCCAGCTCCCGCTTCGTCGCCGCGGGCGCAACCTTTAAGCTCGGCGGGTGA
- the cobA gene encoding uroporphyrinogen-III C-methyltransferase, which yields MTENAYLVGLRLEGRKVVVVGGGTVAQRRLPLLIAAGADVHVIAREATPAVEAFQPITLALRDFRDEDLDGAWYVLAATDDPDVNAAIVAGAERRRIFCVRADVAREGTAVTPATFDYEGLSVGVLAGGEHRRSAAIRSAIRDALQRGLITDRGSDDDVVREGVALVGGGPGDPELITVRGRRLLAQADVVVADRLAPPELLAELAPHVEVIDAAKIPYGRAMAQEAINNVLIERAKEGKFVVRLKGGDPFVFARGYEEVIACAEAGVPVTVVPGVTSAIAVPALAGIPVTHRHVTHEFVVVSGHVAPDHPESLVNWDALAAMSGTIVLLMAVERIELFAQALLAGGRPADTPVMVVQHGTTAAQRTLRATLSDVGERVRSEGIRPPAIIVIGAVAGFGN from the coding sequence GTGACAGAGAACGCCTACCTGGTCGGCCTGCGTCTGGAAGGCCGCAAGGTCGTCGTGGTGGGCGGCGGCACGGTGGCCCAACGACGGTTGCCCCTGCTGATCGCCGCCGGCGCCGACGTCCACGTCATCGCCCGCGAAGCGACCCCCGCGGTGGAAGCCTTCCAGCCGATCACCTTGGCGTTGCGTGATTTCCGTGACGAGGATCTCGACGGTGCCTGGTATGTGCTGGCCGCCACCGACGACCCGGACGTCAACGCGGCGATCGTGGCGGGCGCCGAGAGGCGGCGCATCTTCTGCGTGCGTGCCGATGTGGCCCGGGAGGGCACCGCCGTCACGCCGGCCACCTTCGACTACGAGGGCCTGTCGGTCGGCGTGCTGGCAGGCGGGGAGCACCGTCGCTCGGCCGCCATCCGCTCGGCGATCCGTGACGCCCTGCAGCGCGGCCTGATCACCGACCGCGGCAGTGACGACGATGTGGTGCGCGAGGGGGTGGCGCTCGTCGGCGGGGGACCGGGCGACCCCGAACTGATCACGGTGCGTGGCCGACGGCTGCTGGCCCAGGCCGACGTGGTGGTCGCCGACCGGCTTGCCCCGCCGGAACTGCTCGCCGAGCTTGCGCCGCACGTCGAGGTGATCGACGCGGCGAAGATCCCGTACGGCCGCGCGATGGCGCAGGAGGCGATCAACAACGTCCTGATCGAACGGGCCAAGGAGGGCAAGTTCGTGGTCCGGCTCAAGGGCGGGGACCCGTTCGTGTTCGCCCGTGGCTACGAAGAGGTCATCGCGTGCGCCGAGGCCGGCGTCCCGGTGACCGTCGTCCCGGGTGTGACCAGCGCCATAGCCGTTCCCGCGCTGGCGGGCATTCCGGTCACCCATCGCCATGTGACACACGAGTTCGTGGTGGTCAGCGGGCATGTCGCGCCCGACCATCCCGAATCGTTAGTGAATTGGGATGCGCTGGCCGCGATGTCGGGCACCATCGTGTTGCTGATGGCCGTCGAACGAATCGAGCTCTTCGCCCAGGCACTGCTGGCGGGCGGTAGACCTGCGGATACACCCGTTATGGTGGTGCAGCACGGCACGACGGCCGCGCAACGGACATTGCGCGCGACGCTTTCCGATGTCGGTGAGCGGGTGCGTTCGGAAGGGATTCGACCGCCGGCAATCATCGTGATCGGCGCCGTGGCAGGATTCGGTAACTAA
- the nusA gene encoding transcription termination factor NusA, with product MNIDMAALHAIEADKGISVDIVVETIKSALLTAYRHTEGHEADARIDVDRKTGSVKVMARETDADGNLINEWDDTPEGFGRIAATTARQVILQRLRDAENEKMYGEFAAHEGDIVAGVVQRDARENARGNVVVRVGTEAKGSDGMIRPAEQVPGEAYEHGDRLRCYVIGVSRGAREPKIELSRTHPNLVRKLFALEVPEIADGSVDIVAVAREAGHRSKIAVVSRVPGLNAKGACIGPMGQRVRNVMSELSGEKIDIIDFDEDPARFVANALSPAKVVSVTVIDESTRAARVVVPDFQLSLAIGKEGQNARLAARLTGWRIDIRSDSGPDSGAG from the coding sequence GTGAACATCGACATGGCGGCATTGCATGCCATCGAGGCGGATAAGGGAATCTCGGTCGATATCGTCGTGGAGACCATCAAATCCGCGTTGCTGACCGCCTACCGGCACACCGAGGGCCACGAGGCCGACGCACGCATCGACGTCGACCGCAAGACCGGTTCGGTCAAGGTGATGGCCCGCGAGACCGATGCCGACGGCAACCTGATCAACGAATGGGATGACACCCCAGAGGGATTCGGCCGTATCGCGGCGACCACGGCGCGGCAGGTGATCCTGCAGCGGCTCCGCGACGCCGAGAACGAGAAGATGTACGGCGAGTTCGCGGCACACGAGGGTGACATCGTCGCCGGCGTCGTGCAGCGTGACGCCCGGGAGAACGCCCGCGGCAACGTGGTGGTCCGGGTGGGCACCGAGGCCAAGGGCTCCGACGGCATGATCCGGCCGGCCGAGCAGGTGCCCGGTGAGGCGTATGAGCACGGCGACCGGCTGCGGTGCTATGTGATCGGGGTCTCCCGTGGGGCGCGTGAGCCCAAGATCGAGCTGTCCCGGACCCACCCGAACCTGGTCCGCAAATTGTTCGCCCTGGAGGTGCCCGAGATCGCCGACGGGTCGGTCGACATCGTCGCGGTGGCGCGCGAGGCCGGTCACCGGTCCAAGATCGCGGTCGTCTCGCGGGTCCCGGGCCTGAACGCCAAGGGTGCCTGCATCGGCCCGATGGGGCAGCGGGTCCGCAACGTGATGAGCGAACTGTCCGGCGAGAAGATCGACATCATCGACTTCGACGAGGATCCGGCCCGGTTCGTCGCCAATGCGCTGTCCCCGGCCAAGGTCGTGTCGGTCACCGTCATCGACGAGAGCACCCGGGCGGCCCGCGTGGTGGTGCCGGACTTCCAGCTGTCGCTGGCGATCGGCAAGGAGGGGCAGAACGCCAGGCTGGCGGCGCGGCTCACCGGCTGGCGCATCGATATCCGCAGTGATTCGGGACCCGATTCCGGCGCCGGGTGA
- a CDS encoding proline--tRNA ligase, with amino-acid sequence MITRMSELFLRTLRDDPADAEVPSHKLLIRAGYVRAVGPGIYSWLPLGLRVLRKIENIVRQEMNAIGGQEILLPALLPRAPYETTNRWTEYGDTLFRLQDRRNNDYLLGPTHEELFTLTVKGEYSSYKDLPVLLYQIQTKYRDEARPRAGILRGREFIMKDSYSFDVDDDGLKTAYNNHREAYQRIFDRLGVEYVIVSAVSGAMGGSASEEFLAESEIGEDTFVRCLESGYAANVEAVITRAPDELPIEGQPAAEVHDTPDTPTIATLVDWANSAGLARFEGRQVTAADTLKNVLLKTCEPGGDWELLGIGVPGDREVDEKRLGAALEPAEFALLDDADFAANPFLVKGYVGPKALQDNGVRYLVDPRVVSGTSWITGADAPNKHVVGLVAGRDFTPDGTIEAAQVRDGDPSPDGAGPLSSARGIEIGHIFQLGRKYADAFGADVLGENGKPVRLTMGSYGIGVSRLVAVIAEQQHDEIGLRWPSAVAPFDVHVVIANKDAGAREGATELAHELSRLGFEVLFDDRTASPGVKFKDAELLGMPWIVVVGRGWADGVVELRNRFTGEARELAVDGAAAEVADSLRS; translated from the coding sequence GTGATCACCCGTATGTCCGAGCTGTTCCTGCGAACCCTGCGTGACGATCCCGCAGACGCCGAAGTCCCCAGCCACAAGCTGCTGATCCGCGCGGGCTATGTCCGCGCCGTCGGCCCGGGGATCTACAGCTGGTTACCGCTGGGCCTGCGGGTGCTGCGCAAGATCGAGAACATCGTCCGCCAGGAGATGAACGCCATCGGCGGCCAGGAGATCCTGCTGCCCGCGCTGCTGCCGCGCGCGCCGTACGAGACCACCAACCGCTGGACCGAGTACGGCGACACCCTGTTCCGGCTGCAGGACCGGCGCAACAACGACTACCTGCTGGGGCCCACCCACGAGGAACTGTTCACCCTGACCGTCAAGGGCGAGTACTCCTCCTACAAGGATCTGCCGGTGCTGCTGTACCAGATCCAGACCAAGTACCGCGACGAGGCGCGTCCGCGCGCCGGCATCCTGCGCGGCCGCGAGTTCATCATGAAGGACTCCTATTCCTTCGACGTCGACGACGACGGCCTCAAGACCGCCTACAACAACCACCGCGAGGCCTACCAGCGCATCTTCGACCGCCTCGGCGTCGAGTACGTCATCGTGTCGGCGGTGTCCGGGGCGATGGGCGGCAGCGCGTCGGAGGAGTTCCTGGCCGAGAGCGAGATCGGCGAGGACACCTTCGTGCGTTGCCTGGAATCCGGGTATGCCGCCAACGTCGAGGCTGTGATCACCCGGGCGCCGGACGAACTGCCGATCGAGGGTCAGCCGGCCGCCGAGGTGCACGACACCCCGGACACCCCGACCATCGCCACCCTGGTGGACTGGGCCAACTCCGCGGGCCTGGCCCGGTTCGAGGGCCGCCAGGTCACCGCCGCCGACACGCTGAAGAACGTGCTGCTCAAGACCTGCGAGCCCGGCGGTGACTGGGAACTGCTCGGGATCGGTGTGCCCGGCGACCGCGAAGTGGACGAGAAGCGCCTCGGCGCGGCGCTGGAGCCGGCCGAGTTCGCGCTGCTCGACGACGCCGATTTCGCGGCGAACCCGTTCCTGGTCAAGGGCTATGTCGGCCCGAAGGCATTGCAGGACAACGGTGTCCGTTACCTTGTCGACCCGCGGGTGGTATCCGGCACGTCCTGGATCACCGGTGCGGACGCGCCCAACAAGCACGTCGTGGGCCTGGTCGCGGGCCGCGACTTCACCCCGGACGGGACCATCGAGGCGGCCCAGGTGCGCGACGGTGATCCGTCCCCGGACGGCGCCGGCCCGCTCAGCTCGGCGCGCGGTATCGAGATCGGTCACATCTTCCAGCTGGGCCGCAAGTACGCCGACGCGTTCGGCGCCGACGTGCTCGGCGAGAACGGCAAGCCGGTGCGCCTGACCATGGGGTCCTACGGCATCGGGGTGTCCCGGTTGGTGGCCGTCATCGCCGAACAGCAGCACGACGAGATCGGGCTGCGCTGGCCGAGCGCCGTCGCGCCCTTCGACGTGCACGTCGTCATCGCCAACAAGGACGCCGGGGCCCGGGAAGGCGCCACCGAGCTGGCCCACGAGCTGTCCCGGCTCGGGTTCGAGGTCCTGTTCGACGACCGCACCGCCTCGCCGGGGGTGAAGTTCAAGGACGCCGAGCTGCTCGGCATGCCCTGGATCGTGGTGGTCGGGCGCGGCTGGGCCGACGGTGTGGTCGAACTGCGCAACCGGTTCACCGGTGAGGCCCGCGAACTCGCGGTCGACGGCGCAGCCGCCGAGGTGGCCGACAGCCTGCGCAGCTAG
- a CDS encoding YlxR family protein encodes MAAVPDRPGNCAVIVDSAGNLPGRGAWLHPVQQCLEAALRRRAFVRALRITGSPDTSAVVEYVNASHGAEESGPPVREQVAKNMSTP; translated from the coding sequence GTGGCCGCTGTACCCGACAGGCCCGGTAATTGCGCCGTGATTGTCGATTCAGCGGGTAATCTGCCGGGGCGGGGTGCATGGTTGCATCCCGTTCAGCAGTGTCTGGAAGCAGCACTTCGTCGGCGAGCATTCGTCCGAGCGTTGCGCATCACCGGTTCACCGGACACATCCGCGGTGGTCGAGTACGTCAACGCCAGTCATGGCGCTGAGGAATCCGGCCCACCGGTTAGAGAACAGGTAGCGAAGAACATGAGCACACCGTGA